The Pochonia chlamydosporia 170 chromosome 3, whole genome shotgun sequence genome contains the following window.
CTCGGCTACGAAGTCACCGTGCATGGGCCAACACTTTCACACCACTGTTCAGCCACGGCCTTTGTTCACGCCTGGCCGCACTTCTAAGCCAGACTTACAGACTGATTCCACATTACCAGAACCGGTCAATTATCTACTGCTGCCCCGTGCCCAATTTTCTGTGTCTAATTCTGTCCCCGCCTGCTCCGGCGAGGTCATCGTTTTTGCACATTgctcacaaccaccagagTAACTGCATCAAGCATGTTTCCAAGAGGACTACTTGGTTCACTAATTTTTGCCCTCACACTCTTACATTTATTTCTATACTACCCACACTTGCTCATTCCCAGTGCTATGAGCTTGACGAAGCACGATACGAGACTGGATCTTCTCGTTGCCACCGCGGCGGATATCCAAGCCCTTCTTCAAGCCGGATCTCTAACCAGTGCCGATCTAGTCCGTTTGTATCTCGAACACATCGATAAGAACGATGGCTATCTGCGCGCAGTCACTTCTACACCGCCACGAGAATGGCTGTTTCGAGAGGCTCGCAGACTTGATACCGAAAGGGCAACTGGAACCACGAGAGGTCCTTTACACGGCATACCCATACTGATCAAGGTTGGATAAGAAGACACGAGTTTGCCCGCAGTTGAAGTTTGCTTTCTCTGAAGGTCATGGCTGACGCTGCTTTTTGCTATTAGGATATAGTTGACACAGAACCCGCTCTCAACATGAGCTCCACCTGGGGTTCGTTGGCCCTCGCTGGGACACACCCGCAGAGGAATGCTAGAATAGTAGATCTGGTTTGATCTCACCGTTATTTGAGTAATTTTCCAGAGCTGATGTATTTCAGTTGATTGAGGCGGGTGCCATCATCTTGGGCAAGACGAGTCTTTCTGTGAGTCGTAACTTTGCTGCTGACAACGCGAAAGCAAGACTTGAGCTAAGTTACTGTAGGAATGGGGATGGTTCCGGTAAGTAATTTTGCCGCTTGTAGGAACAAAATACTCAATAACAGGGGACATGAGAGGGACAAATCTCCCATCCGGTTGGTGTGCCGTTAGTGGCCAAGGCCAGAGTCCATATGTGGATGGGGGATTCAAGAGTACAGACTCTCCTTCAGGCCACAGCGTGAGTCTTTCCATTGTAAATCTTTTCAATACATAAATTTTGCTAAAATAACAGCAGAATCCAGCCGGATCGTCGTCCGGATCAGCCATTGCAGTTGCAGCGGGCTTCGCACCCGTTTCAATTGGAGCGGAAAGCACAGGTTCACTTATGATGCCTGCATGTCGAACAGCGCTTTACAGTATCAAGCCAACCATCGGTATTGTCCCTGGCGATGGCTGTCTTGCGATATCACTTCATCATGATACCCTGGGCCCAATGGCCAAAAGTGCTCGAGATATTGCAGACTTACTAGATGTCATAGTCGACAAGGATAAAACACAGATACCTAAAGGAGGTTATGTCTCTTCACTCACTGGGAACTGAGGCAATATTCGCGTTGGTGTCATTGATCCCACGGACTGGATGCTTGGTCTGCCGTTTGTTAAGCCGGTTCAGGAGGTCAACAGCCAAATGGTAAGCTTCACTCATCGCTGACAACTTAGCTTGCGAGGCTTATGTCACATTAGATGGCCGGCTGGAAGGAAGCCTACAAGCTCCTAGAGGCGCACGCAGCTCGATTCAAGCGCATTAACTTGATTTCTGTCGATGAGGCCACTGCTAACGCCAGTAAAAGCATTCTTGACTTGGCAAGTATGATTGGTCTGGACTGTAGTTTCGCAGAAGCACGCGAGTTTCTCGCTAACATATTCTCGTCCAACTCTAGAACGCGACTTTAAAGTTCTCTTGAAAGAGTATCTTCGTGGAATCCCGGACTCGCCTATTCATGACCTGAGCAACATCATTCAGTTCAATCGTGATCACGCAGATAAGGAACTTCCACCAAGTATGACGCATGAGAAATTTTGAAGTGTAGGGGCTAAGAGTTTGAACAGATGCGAATAACCAAGATAACTTCCTAGAAGTCGAATCCTTTGAAATCACCGACGAAGAATATCAGAGTATTCTCGACTTCGGTCGAAGAAAGAGCAGGGATGAGGGTATTGACAAAACTTTGAGAGAGAATGATATCGACATTATCGTCGGCCCTTCAGACTGTTCCTTGTTCTTACTGGCGTCTCTTGCTGGTAAGTTGATGCTAGCACAGTCAACCTCCACTGCTAACACCGGACGCACTCGCAGCTTACCCCATCGCCGCCGTTCCTTACAGtaatgttgactttgaaggaAATAACCGGCCTTATGGTCTGTTTGCGCTGGCATCAGCGCACAAAGATGCCTTGCTCGTGGAGTTTATGAGCGCTTGGGAGCGGGTTGCTCCCCCGAGGCAGCCGCCACGAAAGAGACACTTTGCATGAGATGCACAACTTCGCTTTAGAAGCGATCGTAGAATTTTGCCATTTATTGACGGCATTATTGGGTCATGGAATTTCGTGCATGATAGAcggatggagatgaaggggCTGCGACCTATTTGAAAGCAGGTCCCCTACTATAGTAGTATAGTGTTAGTATGAGAAAATGAAATGTTGCAAGGGGATAGCTTCAAGTTTCTCCTCAAGTATTTTATAAAAGGGTCCTTGTTCTACGTCCGCGTAGATTCATCATATTCCGCCTTATCAATTCGTCCCCTCAACCTCAGATCATTATCAGCCAGCCCCTTACTTTACAACTCGCCGACAAGAAAACCGGGGAGCTTCGCCGACACCAGCGCCGCTAATGCCGCCGATGCCGGTATCAAatgggcatcatcaactccaGACCCACCAAAGTTCGCGAAAACCTTCCCAGTTTCCAAGATTACACTACTGTACCCCACGTTTTGGATGGGACCTGATAAAGACTTGATCCATTTCCCTGACCGGGGTATCACTGCGGAGAAGTGTCGATCATCGTGTAAGACAAGGCATGAGATGGGGAATTAAAAAGGCCCCAATGTAACCAAACAGCAGACTTGAGTTTGTCATTGTCCGCTTTAATAGAGTTACTTTAAACTCAAACCCTGTGTATCTCTAAACATAACCATAATCATGGTGGAATCAACAAATGCAATGGAGACTTCCAAAGACCTGGAGGCCAGTCCCTCAGGCACCCTTCATTCCGCTCAAGTTACACCCATTGACGTCAATGCCGAGCGTTCATATGGTAACTAAACACACAAACTCACAAACACCCACACCCAACATACTAACAAACTAGCAGTTCGAAAGCTCGACACCTATCTCCTCCCTTTTCTTTCACTCATGTACTTTTTCAACTCAGTCGACCGATCCAACCTCGGCAACGCCAAAACAGACGGCCTAGAAAAAGACCTACACTTTGTCGGCAACGAATACAGCCTCCTCATTCTCCTATTCTACATCCCCTTTGGCCTGCTCGACCTGCCCCTCAACATACTCACCAAGAAATACTCCGCAAAATGGACCCTCCCTTCACTCATGGTCATCTGGGGCGCAATAGCTACATTGCAGTGCGCCGCCAAGAACTTCGCCGGAATGCTTGTCCTGCGCCTTATCCTCGGAGCCTGTGAGGCCGGCTTCTTCGCTGGTGTAGTCTTCTACTTTACATTATTCTACAAACGGTCTGAGCTGGGATTCCGCATCTCCGTGTTCTTTGGAACGGCGCTTCTAGCCGCTGCATTTAGCGGCCTCATCTCCTACGGCGTGTTTCAAATATCGAACACACACGTCTACGGCTGGCAGTGGCTCATGATGATTGAGGGTCTTTTGACCGTATTGGTGGGCGCCGTATCATTCTTCTGGCTGCCTGCGTCTCCAGCAACGGCGTGGTTCCTCACCGATAAAGAAAAGGCTGCGGCGGAGGCACGCTCCCTCCGCGACGCTTCCGTCAAGGTCGGC
Protein-coding sequences here:
- a CDS encoding amidase family protein (similar to Cordyceps militaris CM01 XP_006674572.1), producing MSLTKHDTRLDLLVATAADIQALLQAGSLTSADLVRLYLEHIDKNDGYLRAVTSTPPREWLFREARRLDTERATGTTRGPLHGIPILIKDIVDTEPALNMSSTWGSLALAGTHPQRNARIVDLLIEAGAIILGKTSLSVSRNFAADNAKARLELSYCRNGDGSGDMRGTNLPSGWCAVSGQGQSPYVDGGFKSTDSPSGHSNPAGSSSGSAIAVAAGFAPVSIGAESTGSLMMPACRTALYSIKPTIGIVPGDGCLAISLHHDTLGPMAKSARDIADLLDVIVDKDKTQIPKGGNIRVGVIDPTDWMLGLPFVKPVQEVNSQMMAGWKEAYKLLEAHAARFKRINLISVDEATANASKSILDLAKRDFKVLLKEYLRGIPDSPIHDLSNIIQFNRDHADKELPPNANNQDNFLEVESFEITDEEYQSILDFGRRKSRDEGIDKTLRENDIDIIVGPSDCSLFLLASLAAYPIAAVPYSNVDFEGNNRPYGLFALASAHKDALLVEFMSAWERVAPPRQPPRKRHFA
- a CDS encoding pantothenate transporter (similar to Aspergillus flavus NRRL3357 XP_002379106.1), which codes for MVESTNAMETSKDLEASPSGTLHSAQVTPIDVNAERSYVRKLDTYLLPFLSLMYFFNSVDRSNLGNAKTDGLEKDLHFVGNEYSLLILLFYIPFGLLDLPLNILTKKYSAKWTLPSLMVIWGAIATLQCAAKNFAGMLVLRLILGACEAGFFAGVVFYFTLFYKRSELGFRISVFFGTALLAAAFSGLISYGVFQISNTHVYGWQWLMMIEGLLTVLVGAVSFFWLPASPATAWFLTDKEKAAAEARSLRDASVKVGVKFNLKECFVTWKDWKFALWCIICFTYPVAFATTSNFLPQIVARLGYSVVKTNLWTVAPNAVGFVVLLVVSKSSDYYHERTFHIFISLAISLVGMLILITVDVLKQKGVAYFACFLMAAGAYIPTCLVQSWHNNNNLNENSRAATTGLLVGLGNFAGIMSAATFRTEYAPKYIPTLILTCCCNVIAMISVLGLGGWMKMQNRRRNREQGVELRPQDVNTSELGDGEKSPNFRYFT